The Medicago truncatula cultivar Jemalong A17 chromosome 4, MtrunA17r5.0-ANR, whole genome shotgun sequence genome includes a region encoding these proteins:
- the LOC25493570 gene encoding poly(U)-specific endoribonuclease-B has protein sequence MDGLIKGLIDVALGGNNNHDQQDNDRDERSRSSWSEVVSGDQEKDSDHHPQKEEVETWQDNSNRHSPRPHKEQYRPQTQRQEYESETFNSPNRHNKEQYRPQQQEYESETFNTSNRPNKSDEGNNDGWQTVGKPSKQTHKVPKDNWNSYKRPADEQQYSNEVEVGSRVEPSEDELADLSRACEKLWDLDLNRLTPGKDYEIDCGEGKKVYQKDDMAQGSLFTWVSDDVFRKPTYARFLSLLDNYNPHQGSKEVVTSEEKQEQASFIEEISRTAPIKYLHKFLASKRITSGSSQDFKRLLTSLWFDLYSRCGTSGSSSAFEHVFVGEIKQTSEVSGFHNWLQFYLEETKGAVDYQGYIFPRRRGEVPDSETQLLTIQFEWNGVLKSVSSTLVGVSPEFEIALYTLCFFAGTEDNHIQIGPYPVNIKCYRFGDRIGSVFPIADS, from the exons ATGGATGGTCTGATCAAGGGGTTGATCGACGTAGCTCTCGGCGGCAACAACAATCACGATCAGCAGGATAATGATCGCGACGAACGTTCCAGATCCTCTTGGTCTGAGGTTGTTTCCGGTGATCAGGAGAAGGATTCCGATCACCATCCTCAG AAGGAGGAAGTAGAAACATGGCAAGACAATAGTAACCGTCATAGTCCTCGGCCTCATAAG GAACAATATCGTCCTCAGACTCAGAGGCAGGAGTATGAATCTGAAACTTTCAACTCTCCCAACAGACACAACaag GAACAATATCGTCCTCAGCAGCAGGAGTATGAATCTGAAACGTTCAACACCTCCAACAGACCCAACAAG tcAGATGAAGGTAACAACGATGGATGGCAGACTGTGGGCAAACCTTCAAAACAGACACACAag GTTCCCAAGGATAACTGGAACAGCTATAAACGACCTGCTGATGAGCAACAATACTCCAACGAAGTTGAAGTTGGTTCCAGAGTGGAGCCCTCAGAAGATGAACTTGCTGATCTATCCAGAGCTTGCGAAAAACTCTGGGATCTGGATTTAAATCGTTTGACACCTGGCAAGGATTATGAAATTGACTGTGGTGAAGGGAAAAAAGTTTACCAAAAGGATGATATGGCTCAGGGGAGCTTGTTTACATGGGTTAGTGATGATGTATTCAGAAAGCCTACCTATGCTAGATTTCTTTCACTGTTAGATAATTACAATCCACATCAAGGATCTAAGGAGGTTGTCACATCTGAAGAAAAACAAGAGCAAGCTTCCTTCATAGAAGAAATTAGTAGAACAGCACCGATTAAATATCTTCACAAGTTTCTTGCATCGAAAAGAATCACATCTGGGAGTTCCCAAGATTTCAAACGATTGTTGACCAGTTTGTGGTTTGACCTTTATAGCCGTTGTGGAACTTCTGGTTCCTCTTCTGCTTTTGAACATGTTTTTGTTGGAGAAATCAAACAAACCAGTGAAGTTTCTGGATTTCATAACTGGCTGCAG TTTTACCTTGAAGAAACAAAGGGGGCAGTTGATTATCAAGGCTATATTTTCCCCCGTCGACGGGGTGAAGTT CCTGACTCTGAAACCCAGCTTTTAACAATTCAGTTTGAATGGAATGGTGTTCTAAAGTCTGTATCAAGCACTTTGGTTGGAGTGAGCCCTGAATTTGAAATTGCTTTGTATACCCTGTGTTTCTTTGCTGGTACGGAAGATAACCACATTCAGATTGGTCCATATCCAGTTAATATCAAGTGCTATCGTTTTGGGGATCGAATTGGATCTGTTTTCCCCATTGCAGATTCATGA